TCCCGCCTGCTTTTCCGAGGTTTACCGATGATGGCTCTTCGTGCGTGCCGCCGCTATCCATACCGCCGAACAACCCTGCAAATGCCGAACGGTAATTACCTGCTGCCGCCGAGAGGTTCCCGAAGAGCGTGGCCCGGTGTTGGGTCTGCTGTTGAATATGGTTGAACCGGTTGTCGAGTTTCGTAAAGTTGAAAGCCCGGTCGATCTTCGAGCCGGAGAACTCGAAGCCGTTTTTCGAGAACAAAACCCCTTGTTTGCGGTCGGTCGAACCGCAATACTTGTATCGCACGCTGATGCCCTGTTCTTTTAATTTACCTTCCAACTCGTTCCAGTTCTTGCACTTGGGAAGACTGCCTTTGATTGCATCGTAGATTTCGTATTTGGTCTTGTCGGGTTCGCGCAGCCGCTCCCGCCGTACGTCGTCCTTTCCCGACGCGAGATACAATCCGTACTTCTCGGTCAGCTCCCGGCAGACCTTGGCATTTCGGATTTTGATGTTCTTGTCCGAAATGGTCTGCCCGTTATTTCCGACCCGATTGTAGACCAAATGGCAGTGCGGATGGGGCTGGTCGAGGTGGCGCACCAATAGATACTGCGTATCGGTGATACCCATCTTCTGCATGTACTCCTTTGCGATCTGCGTCATCAGGGCGTCGGTCATCCGCGGGGCGTCTTTGGATGAGAAAGACAAGGAGATATGGCCGACGTTGTTTTTCAGCCGCGGGTTCAATAGGGTCTGGTCTTTGAAGTCCTGCGCCATGTCCTTTACTTCCGGGGGCATGACGCCCTCGGCTTCCAATATCCGAGATTCCTCTTTCATCACGTAGCCCACCGTTCCCGAAAAGGACGAGCCCGATATTACCTTACCGATCATCGCAGATCTGTTTCAGGAGTTTTTCGATGGCCGTGACGATCGCCGCATGTCGTACCCTGACAGCCGTCAGACCTTTGGCATTGGCCAGCCGGGTCAGCTGGTTCAGATTCCGGGCGACGCCTTTCAGTTGGGCCATGAAATCCAGTTGTTCGCGGGTGATCCGCGCCCTTACCGTTCCTCGGTCGATCAACTGGCGCAGGACTTCGGCCGACGGTTGCCCTGCCTCGCGGCAGAGGGCTGAAAAGCGGAGTTTCCGTTCGGGGCTGAGCCGTGTGCTGACGACGTATTTGCGGATGCGGCCGATGCCGACTTTCGGCCGACCGCCCTGTTTGCTATATGTTTTCTTCGGTGTTTCCATGACAGGTAGTTTCGATAGATTATTCATGCTATATAGGTTGTTCAGACCAGCGGGATTTTACGCCGGCCAGCGGGTAAGGCGCAGTTTTCGTCTACGAAAACACAACCTTGCTCTTCCTTTGCTGGTAAGATAAAGACGCGGCGCCACACCCTTTTTATGGTTGGGGAGAGTAAATACCGGATTCCGAACCGCAGAACAATGCCGGGCGTGAAAAGCGGGAATGAGGAGTGCGCTCCGGAGCGTTCCGACGGGCGCCGAAGATCGGGCGGTCGGACAGGTCGGGAGGTGCGGATGCCGTAAAAGACCATTTGTGCGGCGGCGGTTCTGACGCGGGCGGGAGAAGCCCGGAGAGAAAGTGGGCGTATCGAAACATGATGCGAAATTTAAGGTTCGGCGACAAATATAAACCGCCGTCGGGGAAGCGTTGCAAAACGTAATGCTTATGCGTTATCTTACTGTCTATTACCAATATTGCGGCAGGAGGTCGGACTGCAATCGGGTTGAATTTATGTCCTTACGCGTTTTGAGAATAAATACAGAAATATTTATTCATTCCAATCAGCAGTTGAACTGCTGTGATTTATAAGTTTAACTGAGGTCATTTAAGCCTCGGAATTAGTTGTAAATATTTGAAAATCAAGGGATGAAAATACTTGCAAAATCCTTGGAAATCAGTAACTTAAAGTAAAAAAAATACCCCTATTTTTTGCTTGTTATGATTCCCAAGGACAAAGAGTATAGACTAATAAAAATCTATATGTATATCTGCGATATGTACGAACAAAGCCTCAAATACCATTGCCAAAGATACAGCAATAATTCGAAACCGTTGTTCTCCGACGAGGAAATCCTCACGATTTATTTCTTTGTCGGTCATGAGCAGAAGTACACCCTCATCAAGGATATTCACAACTTCGCTAAAGAGTACTTGCGCGACTGGTTCCCGAACCTGGTGTCCTATCAGACATTCAATTACCGTCTCAACAGGATGGCCGGTGCTGTTAGGGAACTGTCCTCGCAGTTATTAAGGATGTTCAGGCCTTCTGACTGTCAGGATGATACCGTGATTGTTGACTCGATGCCGATAATCACATGCTGCGGAAGAAACCGTACAGGCAAGGTCGCCAGAGATATCGCAGACAAAGGATACTGTTCCACCAAGAACCTGTACTATCATGGACTAAAGCTTCACATGGTAGGATATCGCAGGAAAGGGCATCTTCCTCATCCGTGCCAGATAGCGCTCTCTCCTGCCTCCGAGAATGACCTGAAGGTCTTCCAGAGCGAATGCATGCCGGATCTTTTCAACAAGAAGATCTTCGCTGACAAGATATACCGAAGCAATGACTACTGGGAGCAGGAAAGACGCGATAAGGCCAATGAGTTCTACGCTCCCGTCAAGTCAATCAAAGGGGCTCCTGAAGAAGAGAAGCAGAGAAACAAGGCCGCTGATGACATTTATTCTCAAGCCGTTTCATCTGTCAGGGAACCCATTGAAGCGCTATTCAGTTGGCTGAACGAAAAAACAAATATTCAAAGAGCTTCAAAGTGCCGCTCTACTTGCGGACTGCTAATTCATACGATGGGAAAGGTAGCCATCGCATTTTTATATCTTATTTTCAACTACTGATTCAAATTATTCATCGGATTATTTCCGGCGATAAGCAGTCGTTTACCGTGCTTATATACCAAC
This Alistipes shahii WAL 8301 DNA region includes the following protein-coding sequences:
- a CDS encoding relaxase/mobilization nuclease domain-containing protein is translated as MIGKVISGSSFSGTVGYVMKEESRILEAEGVMPPEVKDMAQDFKDQTLLNPRLKNNVGHISLSFSSKDAPRMTDALMTQIAKEYMQKMGITDTQYLLVRHLDQPHPHCHLVYNRVGNNGQTISDKNIKIRNAKVCRELTEKYGLYLASGKDDVRRERLREPDKTKYEIYDAIKGSLPKCKNWNELEGKLKEQGISVRYKYCGSTDRKQGVLFSKNGFEFSGSKIDRAFNFTKLDNRFNHIQQQTQHRATLFGNLSAAAGNYRSAFAGLFGGMDSGGTHEEPSSVNLGKAGGIPLPPAGSPVGVSAAQLQRKPGESPEEHIARITALLDAAAEAMAIAAMERRRRLEEQKRRAKIKL
- a CDS encoding MobC family plasmid mobilization relaxosome protein, producing the protein METPKKTYSKQGGRPKVGIGRIRKYVVSTRLSPERKLRFSALCREAGQPSAEVLRQLIDRGTVRARITREQLDFMAQLKGVARNLNQLTRLANAKGLTAVRVRHAAIVTAIEKLLKQICDDR
- a CDS encoding transposase encodes the protein MIPKDKEYRLIKIYMYICDMYEQSLKYHCQRYSNNSKPLFSDEEILTIYFFVGHEQKYTLIKDIHNFAKEYLRDWFPNLVSYQTFNYRLNRMAGAVRELSSQLLRMFRPSDCQDDTVIVDSMPIITCCGRNRTGKVARDIADKGYCSTKNLYYHGLKLHMVGYRRKGHLPHPCQIALSPASENDLKVFQSECMPDLFNKKIFADKIYRSNDYWEQERRDKANEFYAPVKSIKGAPEEEKQRNKAADDIYSQAVSSVREPIEALFSWLNEKTNIQRASKCRSTCGLLIHTMGKVAIAFLYLIFNY